The following are encoded in a window of Panicum virgatum strain AP13 chromosome 5N, P.virgatum_v5, whole genome shotgun sequence genomic DNA:
- the LOC120672073 gene encoding uncharacterized protein LOC120672073, whose translation MLVASTGVRIMESQLLWEFIAFLKARWSARSRVDQRRRRLRQLVAMVRAVADAAEGAAAVRDGSLSAWLHVLRAEALRGQQVLEAPGCDAAAVAGSTRHFLAGLRALLACSAELDRLTDAVEELERLAGPGGDLDMFVKVLRLDTARADEMEVDGDARGGAPDRQEEGSSSSRAGSVAACAAGLPATGAKRKRAACSSGADGGSASRGQVDTAVQLPKRRVLAWMRPHQWLPAAFGGLVAAPREPPVPRSHRALAVAKAMSRVRRRIGKPTRRRQELQQSLGRRLSRISLWWWPLPGSAPAFW comes from the coding sequence ATGCTGGTCGCGAGCACGGGGGTGAGGATCATGGAGTCCCAGCTCCTGTGGGAGTTCATCGCGTTCCTCAAGGCCCGGTGGTCCGCGCGCTCCCGcgtcgaccagcgccgccgccgcctgcgccagcTCGTGGCAATggtccgcgccgtcgccgacgccgccgagggggccgccgccgtccgagACGGCTCCCTCTCCGCCTGGCTCCACGTGCTCCGCGCCGAGGCGCTGCGCGGGCAGCAggtcctcgaggcccccggttgcgacgccgccgccgtcgcgggctCCACCAGGCACTTCCTCGCGGGCCTCAGGGCGCTGCTCGCCTGCAGCGCGGAGCTGGACCGCCTCACGGACGCCGTCGAGGAGCTCGAGCGCCTCGCGGGGCCCGGCGGGGACCTCGACATGTTCGTCAAGGTGCTCCGCCTCGACACCGCCCGCGCCGACGAGATGGAGGTCGACggcgacgcgcgcggcggcgctccggacCGCCAGGAAgaagggagcagcagcagcagggccgGCTcggtcgccgcctgcgccgccgggcTCCCCGCCACGGGCGCCAAGAGGAAGCGCGCCGCCTGCAGCTCCGGCGCCGACGGGGGCTCGGCGTCGCGCGGCCAGGTGGACACCGCGGTCCAGCTGCCAAAGCGCCGGGTGCTCGCGTGGATGCGGCCTCACCAGTGGCTCCCTGCCGCCTTCGGCGGCCTCGTCGCCGCGCCCCGCGAGCCGCCGGTGCCTCGCTCGCACCGCGCCCTGGCGGTGGCGAAGGCGATGTCGCGGGTCCGACGCCGCATCGGCAAGCCGACGAGGCGCCGGCAGGAGCTGCAGCAGAGCCTCGGCCGTCGCCTATCGCGCATTTCGCTTTGGTGGTGGCCACTGCCAGGATCTGCTCCTGCATTTTGGTAG
- the LOC120672074 gene encoding uncharacterized protein LOC120672074, translated as MGNSLRCCLACVLPCGALDLVRIVHLSGRVDEYGRAVSAGEVLAAHPNHVLSRPCSSPQGVVRRILIVSPDSELERGEIYFLIPAASVPDAKKGGGGGTPTRHVRSKSEGSVVVSDRQLGLAGAGASPPEKAPAKKRTAAQQHRRRMSTGSHAAPWQPHLACIAEDL; from the coding sequence ATGGGCAACAGCCTGCGGTGCTGCCTGGCGTGCGTGCTCCCCTGCGGCGCGCTGGACCTGGTGCGGATCGTGCACCTCAGCGGCCGCGTCGACGAGTACGGCCGCGCCGTGTCGGCCGGGGAGGTGCTGGCGGCGCACCCCAACCACGTGCTCAGCAGGCCCTGCTCGTCGCCGCAGGGGGTGGTGCGGCGGATCCTCATCGTGTCGCCGGACTCGGAGCTCGAGCGCGGGGAGATCTACTTCCTCATCCCGGCGGCGTCCGTGCCCGACGCcaagaagggcggcggcggcggcacgccgaCCCGGCACGTGCGCAGCAAGTCCGAGGGCAGCGTCGTCGTGAGCGACCGGCAGctggggctcgccggcgccggcgcgtcgcCGCCGGAGAAGGCGCCGGCGAAGAAGCGGACGGCCGCGCAGCAGCACCGGAGGCGCATGAGCACCGGCAGCCACGCCGCGCCGTGGCAGCCGCACCTCGCCTGCATCGCCGAGGACCTCTGA